The DNA segment CTCGCCCTCTGTAGGCTCCAGCAGCTTTGTGATCATTTGGCCTGTTGTTGATTTACCGCAGCCGGACTCCCCGACGATCCCTAGCGTTTCCCCCGGCAGAACCTTAAAACTCACGCCGTCAACGGCTCTGACTACCCCACCTTTACCCGGCAACCAGCCTTTCTTTTGCGGGTAATGCTTCTTTAATCCTTTCACGTCAAGAAGCGGCTCTGTGCTTGTCTTTTTCAATGTGAAATCTCCTCCATCCGCAGACATCTCACCCTATGGTCGGCTTCCTTTACACGCAGCTCCGGCCGTTCCGTCTTGCACTGCTCCTCCGCGTAAGGACAGCGGGGATGGAACGGACAGCCTTCCGGCATATTCAGCATGTTGGGCACAGTACCCGGGATCGAGTCCAGCCTGTCCCGCTGCTCGGTCAATGTCGGCAGGGAGCCAAGCAGACCAAGCGTATATGGGTGACCAGGTTTTTCGAACAAATCGAACACGCTAGCCTCCTCCACCACTTCACCCGCGTACATTACAGCGACCCGATCGGCCATTTCCGCCACGACGCCTAAATCATGCGTGATAAGAATAATGCCCGTATTTTCCTGCTCGCTCAGTTCGGCGATTAGCTTCAATATTTGTGCCTGAATCGTCACGTCCAGCGCAGTCGTCGGCTCATCGGCAATAAGCAGCTTAGGCCGGCAGGCCAACGCCATTGCAATCATAACCCGCTGGCGCATTCCTCCCGAGAGCTGGTGGGGATAATTTCCCGCCACCTTAGCTGCATCCGGAATCCCTACCCGCTCCAGCATTTCAATGCCCAACCTGTGAGCCTCTGCCTTGCTGACCTTCCGATGTTGCACGATGACCTCGCGAATTTGATTGCCGATCTTAAATACAGGATTAAGCGAGCTCATCGGTTCTTGAAATATC comes from the Paenibacillus lentus genome and includes:
- a CDS encoding ABC transporter ATP-binding protein; the encoded protein is MTVKLLEVEHLKTSFKTEEGIIPSVRGVSFTVNRGETFAIVGESGSGKSVTSLSIMGLVRAPGKVEGEIHFEGKNLLELSKKEMRRLRGNEISMIFQEPMSSLNPVFKIGNQIREVIVQHRKVSKAEAHRLGIEMLERVGIPDAAKVAGNYPHQLSGGMRQRVMIAMALACRPKLLIADEPTTALDVTIQAQILKLIAELSEQENTGIILITHDLGVVAEMADRVAVMYAGEVVEEASVFDLFEKPGHPYTLGLLGSLPTLTEQRDRLDSIPGTVPNMLNMPEGCPFHPRCPYAEEQCKTERPELRVKEADHRVRCLRMEEISH